Proteins encoded within one genomic window of Paramisgurnus dabryanus chromosome 11, PD_genome_1.1, whole genome shotgun sequence:
- the tmem230b gene encoding transmembrane protein 230b isoform X2, whose amino-acid sequence MSGKKMPPRNMMNSGVRYSKLASDDDGYIDLQFKKSPPKVPYKAIALAAGLFLIGSILIVIGSLLLAGYFEVNDHRDRTIPVLIIGILVFLPGFYHLRIAYYAYKGYRGYSYDDIPDFDD is encoded by the exons ATG TCAGGAAAAAAGATGCCACCACGAAACATGATGAATTCTGGAGTGAGATACTCAAAACTGGCTAGTGATGATGATGGATACATTGATCTCCAG TTTAAGAAGAGTCCACCTAAAGTCCCTTATAAAGCGATCGCCCTGGCAGCAGGTCTCTTTCTCATTGGCTCTATCCTGATCGTCATCGGGTCTCTCCTGTTAGCAGGATACTTTGAAGTGAACGAT CACCGTGATCGAACCATTCCTGTCCTAATTATCGGAATCCTTGTCTTCCTCCCTGGATTTTACCACCTGCGCATCGCCTACTACGCCTACAAGGGTTACCGCGGTTACTCTTACGATGACATCCCAGACTTTGATGACTGA
- the tmem230b gene encoding transmembrane protein 230b isoform X1 gives MTDGVDSNVNSNNFLDTTSCKIVAWKAATSGSGKKMPPRNMMNSGVRYSKLASDDDGYIDLQFKKSPPKVPYKAIALAAGLFLIGSILIVIGSLLLAGYFEVNDHRDRTIPVLIIGILVFLPGFYHLRIAYYAYKGYRGYSYDDIPDFDD, from the exons atgacTGATGGAGTTGATTCAAACGTAAATTCAAACAATTTTCTTGATACTACGTCGTGTAAAATTGTCGCTTGGAAAGCAGCAACTTCAGGA TCAGGAAAAAAGATGCCACCACGAAACATGATGAATTCTGGAGTGAGATACTCAAAACTGGCTAGTGATGATGATGGATACATTGATCTCCAG TTTAAGAAGAGTCCACCTAAAGTCCCTTATAAAGCGATCGCCCTGGCAGCAGGTCTCTTTCTCATTGGCTCTATCCTGATCGTCATCGGGTCTCTCCTGTTAGCAGGATACTTTGAAGTGAACGAT CACCGTGATCGAACCATTCCTGTCCTAATTATCGGAATCCTTGTCTTCCTCCCTGGATTTTACCACCTGCGCATCGCCTACTACGCCTACAAGGGTTACCGCGGTTACTCTTACGATGACATCCCAGACTTTGATGACTGA
- the tmem230b gene encoding transmembrane protein 230b isoform X3 produces MPPRNMMNSGVRYSKLASDDDGYIDLQFKKSPPKVPYKAIALAAGLFLIGSILIVIGSLLLAGYFEVNDHRDRTIPVLIIGILVFLPGFYHLRIAYYAYKGYRGYSYDDIPDFDD; encoded by the exons ATGCCACCACGAAACATGATGAATTCTGGAGTGAGATACTCAAAACTGGCTAGTGATGATGATGGATACATTGATCTCCAG TTTAAGAAGAGTCCACCTAAAGTCCCTTATAAAGCGATCGCCCTGGCAGCAGGTCTCTTTCTCATTGGCTCTATCCTGATCGTCATCGGGTCTCTCCTGTTAGCAGGATACTTTGAAGTGAACGAT CACCGTGATCGAACCATTCCTGTCCTAATTATCGGAATCCTTGTCTTCCTCCCTGGATTTTACCACCTGCGCATCGCCTACTACGCCTACAAGGGTTACCGCGGTTACTCTTACGATGACATCCCAGACTTTGATGACTGA